Proteins from a genomic interval of Lysobacter stagni:
- the rpsA gene encoding 30S ribosomal protein S1, translating into MTESFAELFEQSQTNLAKLKPGAIVTGVVVEVRGDVVVINAGLKSEGIVPIEQFRNDAGEIDVGVGDEVKVALDSIENGFGETVLSREKAKRAMVWDELEQALEKNETITGRISGKVKGGFTVDIKDVRGFLPGSLVDVRPVRDSAYLEGKELEFKLIKLDRKRNNIVVSRRAVVESEYSVEREQLLEKLQEGAILKGVVKNLTDYGAFVDLGGIDGLLHITDMAWKRVRHPSEVVEVGQELDVRVLKYDRERNRVSLGLKQLGEDPWDNIARRYPANTRVFGKVSNVTDYGAFVEIEPGVEGLVHVSEMDWTNKNVNPSKIVQVGDEVQVMVLDVDEERRRISLGMKQVTSNPWETFSVLHKKGDKVSGQIKSITDFGIFIGLDGGIDGLVHLSDLSWNTTGEDVVRNFKKGDTLEAVVLAVDPERERISLGVKQLEQDPMGHYVASNAKGSIVKGKVKEVDAKGAVVELDGGVEGYIAARDIAKERVEDASQYLKVGQEIEAKIIGTDRKGRSMQLSIKAKDEAEQQEALADYNRASADASSGTTKLGALLREQLGNKSE; encoded by the coding sequence ATGACCGAATCATTTGCCGAACTGTTTGAGCAGAGCCAGACCAATCTGGCCAAGCTGAAGCCGGGTGCCATCGTCACCGGTGTTGTCGTGGAAGTCCGCGGCGACGTGGTGGTGATCAACGCCGGCCTGAAGTCCGAAGGCATCGTGCCGATCGAACAGTTCCGGAACGACGCCGGTGAAATCGACGTGGGCGTGGGCGACGAAGTCAAGGTCGCACTCGACTCGATCGAAAACGGCTTCGGCGAGACCGTGCTCTCGCGCGAGAAGGCCAAGCGCGCCATGGTGTGGGACGAACTCGAGCAGGCGCTCGAGAAGAACGAGACCATCACCGGCCGCATCAGCGGCAAGGTCAAGGGCGGCTTCACCGTCGACATCAAGGACGTGCGCGGCTTCCTGCCGGGCTCCCTGGTCGACGTGCGCCCCGTGCGCGACTCGGCCTACCTCGAGGGCAAGGAACTCGAGTTCAAGCTCATCAAGCTGGACCGCAAGCGCAACAACATCGTCGTCTCCCGCCGTGCGGTGGTTGAGAGCGAGTACAGCGTCGAGCGCGAGCAGCTGCTCGAGAAGCTGCAGGAAGGCGCGATCCTCAAGGGCGTGGTCAAGAACCTCACCGACTACGGCGCGTTCGTCGACCTCGGCGGCATCGATGGCCTGCTGCACATCACCGACATGGCGTGGAAGCGCGTGCGTCACCCGTCGGAAGTCGTGGAAGTCGGCCAGGAGCTGGACGTCCGCGTGCTCAAGTACGACCGCGAGCGCAACCGCGTCAGCCTCGGCCTGAAGCAGCTGGGCGAGGATCCGTGGGACAACATCGCCCGTCGCTACCCCGCCAACACCCGCGTGTTCGGCAAGGTCTCCAACGTCACCGATTACGGCGCGTTCGTCGAGATCGAGCCGGGCGTGGAAGGCCTGGTGCACGTGTCCGAGATGGACTGGACCAACAAGAACGTCAACCCGTCCAAGATCGTGCAGGTCGGCGACGAGGTTCAGGTCATGGTCCTGGACGTCGACGAGGAGCGTCGCCGCATCTCGCTGGGCATGAAGCAGGTCACGAGCAACCCGTGGGAAACCTTCTCCGTGCTGCACAAGAAGGGCGACAAGGTGTCGGGCCAGATCAAGTCGATCACCGACTTCGGCATCTTCATCGGCCTGGACGGCGGCATCGACGGTCTGGTGCACCTGTCCGACCTCAGCTGGAACACCACCGGCGAAGACGTGGTCCGCAACTTCAAGAAGGGCGACACGCTGGAAGCCGTTGTTCTTGCCGTGGACCCGGAGCGCGAGCGCATCAGCCTGGGCGTCAAGCAGCTTGAGCAGGACCCGATGGGTCACTACGTCGCTTCCAACGCCAAGGGCTCGATCGTCAAGGGCAAGGTGAAGGAAGTCGACGCCAAGGGCGCCGTGGTCGAGCTGGACGGTGGCGTCGAGGGCTACATCGCCGCTCGCGACATCGCCAAGGAGCGCGTCGAAGACGCTTCGCAGTACCTGAAGGTCGGCCAGGAAATCGAGGCCAAGATCATCGGTACGGACCGCAAGGGCCGCTCGATGCAGCTGTCGATCAAGGCCAAGGAC